The following are encoded in a window of Megachile rotundata isolate GNS110a chromosome 2, iyMegRotu1, whole genome shotgun sequence genomic DNA:
- the wdp gene encoding leucine rich repeat protein windpipe, with protein MQSAILLVLLLSYSGWVNGLCDLENGIIAHCHELEDVKYIETYDLETLKASQAKPVLRPGIFVNLTSLRHLDLSRSGIERIEPGAFRELHNLRSLDLAENNLEQLELGSIDGLHHLHNLNLRKNNLQQLPPVLARLKIKYLDIQGNPLQCNCSTLRVRDLIVKRGVKIMKKVLCAGPGNLKGMSLFKVDTTTTCRFEEQDREMQNDQPSVSEEEFGSGDDLGNSEELTSGSSEIPKEVEIETPLPDAPEVSTPSIVQSSFADTSESQQSSSSSEETATTQMALKKTIDKDEEIYFDSDEKTSTSTAAAERQKVYVDNLFHPEGSGDVEDGSGEGSGTDEVFGTWTKIGEVEKPVENEETSSIGSGLFDMFVNMLWSTTEAPGAANDPDLEEEQFIDVSSAKEVEEEISTQKVTPKETAPPTTEAPKVEIIDNELHDKSKLEKVVEESDVEENDRSAEVALTKQSKKGMGSYFVLGALLAILATLIGFAAYKGDFCRRRRKRGDVEHGTEMKDMQKALLETGNSARPKVASNGNVENVPLFQDATDHGDTKTNDFQTTIDVSKPPSERTEPTKPPRNSQNGQRLKDTADQESASLNDDSLSARISSADPVVDNCLVNESPDVNGPPLSPGAQRVKITLQENPDSVPKTPILITRTMAGENLVKTP; from the coding sequence ATGCAGTCAGCGATCTTGCTCGTCCTCCTCCTGAGTTACTCAGGATGGGTAAATGGACTTTGCGACTTGGAGAACGGCATAATAGCACATTGCCACGAGCTAGAAGACGTCAAGTACATCGAAACGTACGACCTTGAAACGCTCAAGGCTTCCCAGGCGAAACCAGTCCTCCGTCCCGGTATCTTCGTCAACCTGACCAGCCTACGACATTTGGACCTCTCCAGAAGCGGCATCGAACGAATAGAACCAGGAGCCTTCCGCGAACTGCACAACTTACGAAGCTTGGACTTAGCTGAAAATAATCTGGAACAGCTGGAGCTAGGCTCCATAGACGGTCTGCACCATCTGCACAATTTAAATCTCCGCAAAAACAATTTGCAACAATTGCCACCCGTGTTAGCTCGTTTGAAGATAAAGTACCTGGACATCCAAGGCAATCCCTTGCAATGCAACTGCTCGACGCTCAGAGTGAGAGATTTGATCGTCAAGAGGGGCGTGAAGATCATGAAGAAGGTGCTCTGCGCAGGTCCAGGTAATCTGAAGGGGATGTCGTTGTTCAAGGTGGACACAACCACCACTTGTCGTTTCGAGGAGCAAGACCGGGAGATGCAGAATGATCAGCCTTCAGTGTCGGAGGAGGAATTTGGATCAGGAGACGATCTGGGTAACAGCGAGGAGCTTACGAGCGGTTCCTCGGAGATCCCTAAGGAAGTGGAGATCGAAACTCCGCTTCCAGACGCGCCTGAAGTCTCCACTCCTTCGATCGTTCAGTCATCGTTTGCGGACACCAGTGAGTCACAACAGAGCTCAAGCTCCTCCGAAGAGACGGCGACCACACAAATGGCGCTGAAGAAGACGATCGACAAAGACGAAGAGATCTACTTCGATTCCGATGAGAAGACCTCGACATCCACCGCGGCGGCTGAGAGACAGAAGGTGTACGTAGACAACTTGTTCCATCCGGAGGGTTCCGGGGACGTGGAGGACGGTTCCGGCGAAGGTTCGGGCACGGACGAGGTGTTCGGCACCTGGACGAAGATCGGTGAGGTGGAGAAACCTGTCGAGAACGAAGAGACCTCGTCCATCGGCAGCGGACTGTTCGACATGTTCGTCAATATGTTGTGGAGCACCACGGAGGCTCCTGGCGCCGCCAACGATCCAGACTTGGAGGAAGAACAGTTCATCGACGTGTCCTCGGCGAAGGAAGTCGAGGAGGAGATCAGCACGCAGAAAGTCACCCCGAAGGAGACGGCTCCACCCACAACCGAGGCGCCCAAGGTCGAGATCATCGACAACGAATTGCACGACAAATCGAAGTTAGAAAAAGTCGTGGAGGAAAGCGACGTCGAGGAGAACGACAGGTCGGCCGAGGTGGCTCTGACGAAGCAGTCCAAGAAAGGCATGGGCTCTTACTTCGTCCTTGGCGCTCTGCTGGCGATCCTGGCGACTCTGATAGGATTCGCCGCGTACAAAGGAGACTTTTGCAGGAGGAGGAGGAAACGCGGCGATGTGGAACACGGGACGGAGATGAAGGACATGCAGAAGGCTCTGTTGGAGACGGGCAACTCGGCGCGGCCGAAGGTGGCCTCGAACGGAAACGTGGAGAACGTCCCTCTGTTCCAGGACGCGACGGACCACGGGGACACGAAGACCAACGACTTCCAGACGACGATAGACGTATCCAAACCTCCAAGTGAACGCACTGAACCGACGAAACCGCCGAGGAATTCACAAAATGGCCAGAGGCTGAAGGACACGGCTGATCAAGAATCAGCTTCCCTGAACGACGATTCATTATCTGCGAGGATAAGCTCGGCAGATCCGGTGGTTGATAACTGCCTGGTGAACGAGTCACCGGACGTGAACGGACCTCCTCTGAGTCCTGGTGCTCAGAGAGTGAAGATCACCCTGCAGGAGAACCCTGACAGCGTGCCGAAGACACCCATACTCATCACGAGAACAATGGCTGGTGAGAATCTAGTCAAAACACCGTGA